A DNA window from Halomicrobium mukohataei DSM 12286 contains the following coding sequences:
- a CDS encoding NAD(P)/FAD-dependent oxidoreductase, with amino-acid sequence MSTSHVIIGDGIAGSSAAESIREADPDADVTVITDEGEALYNRILIKEFAKGKLPEAPISIHEPEWYEERDIDLELNTHVTEVDTDAHEIHTHEGDSYEYDKLLVATGGTPAQLPVDNADADGIHHFWTFQDARNIREHAEETDDAIIVGAGLLGIDLAAICGAQGIDGTFLMRGNRWWRYALSLDGAEIIHDAMRGVGVEPVFESGVDHFKVDDDGHVEAAVDPDGNRYDGDFAGVAIGLDFNTEFLAGSDIETDDGIVVDEYMQTNVEDVYAAGDITQFYDTILDERAQNGAWGSAKEQGSVAGANMVADAEEEEFRWVSTYSITHFDFPFLSFGHPTLGDEDCERKYSDTEWRRLTFKDGKLIGGVLIGDLSQQSKFKKLIREEREVADKKELLLEEDVDIERLEEVAPAQAE; translated from the coding sequence ATGAGCACGTCGCACGTGATTATCGGTGACGGCATCGCGGGGTCGTCGGCCGCAGAGTCGATCCGCGAAGCCGATCCAGACGCAGACGTCACAGTCATCACGGACGAGGGAGAGGCCCTGTACAACCGGATCCTCATCAAGGAGTTCGCGAAGGGCAAGCTCCCCGAAGCACCGATCTCGATCCACGAACCAGAGTGGTACGAGGAGCGAGACATCGACCTCGAACTGAACACCCACGTCACGGAGGTCGACACCGACGCCCACGAGATTCACACTCACGAGGGCGACAGCTACGAGTACGACAAACTGCTCGTCGCGACCGGCGGGACGCCGGCCCAGCTCCCGGTCGACAACGCCGACGCCGACGGGATCCACCACTTCTGGACGTTCCAGGACGCCCGCAACATCCGCGAACACGCAGAGGAGACCGACGACGCGATCATCGTCGGTGCGGGTCTGCTGGGGATCGACCTCGCCGCGATCTGTGGCGCACAGGGGATCGACGGGACGTTCCTCATGCGTGGCAACCGCTGGTGGCGCTACGCGCTCAGCCTCGACGGCGCGGAGATCATCCACGACGCGATGCGCGGCGTCGGCGTCGAACCCGTCTTCGAGTCCGGCGTCGATCACTTCAAGGTCGACGACGACGGCCACGTGGAGGCGGCCGTCGACCCCGACGGCAACCGCTACGACGGCGACTTCGCGGGCGTCGCGATCGGGCTGGACTTCAACACCGAGTTCCTCGCCGGCTCGGACATCGAGACCGACGACGGGATCGTCGTCGACGAGTACATGCAGACCAACGTGGAAGATGTCTACGCCGCGGGCGACATCACGCAGTTCTACGACACGATCCTCGACGAGCGCGCACAGAACGGCGCGTGGGGCTCGGCCAAAGAGCAGGGTTCGGTCGCCGGTGCCAACATGGTCGCCGATGCCGAGGAAGAAGAGTTCCGCTGGGTCTCGACGTACTCGATCACCCACTTCGACTTCCCCTTCCTCTCCTTCGGTCACCCGACGCTCGGCGACGAGGACTGCGAGCGAAAGTACTCCGACACGGAGTGGCGGCGACTCACCTTCAAGGACGGCAAGCTCATCGGCGGCGTGCTCATCGGCGATCTCTCCCAGCAGTCGAAGTTCAAGAAGCTCATCCGCGAAGAGCGCGAGGTCGCAGACAAGAAGGAACTGCTGCTCGAAGAAGACGTGGACATCGAACGCCTCGAAGAAGTCGCGCCCGCACAGGCCGAGTAA
- a CDS encoding DUF6149 family protein has translation MKLRQNVKHFAAKQALTLPVVGDAVNDRLVDLHTNVFADKAEPGRADERRAHLDDFFDATMDTYVAALDAGFPEAEAREITHVQANFDFYNHGWTEMMEFPVDELADHYERYESFFERYDITIDEPLGTFAPADGITEAPSTPEKLDDPEHPHAEGGFADDVYVETDDGEIVVGGQEEPTDVDPSEAPGVGE, from the coding sequence ATGAAACTCCGCCAGAACGTCAAGCACTTCGCGGCCAAGCAGGCGCTGACACTCCCAGTCGTCGGCGATGCGGTCAACGACCGGCTGGTGGACTTGCACACGAACGTCTTCGCCGACAAGGCCGAGCCCGGCCGCGCCGACGAACGGCGCGCCCACCTCGACGACTTCTTCGACGCGACGATGGACACCTACGTCGCCGCGCTGGACGCCGGCTTCCCCGAGGCCGAGGCCAGAGAGATCACGCACGTGCAGGCGAACTTCGACTTCTACAACCACGGCTGGACGGAGATGATGGAGTTCCCCGTCGACGAGCTGGCGGACCACTACGAGCGCTACGAGTCGTTCTTCGAGCGCTACGACATCACGATCGACGAGCCACTCGGGACGTTCGCTCCCGCGGACGGCATCACCGAGGCCCCGTCGACGCCCGAGAAGCTCGACGATCCCGAACACCCCCACGCAGAGGGCGGATTCGCCGACGACGTGTACGTCGAGACCGACGACGGCGAGATCGTGGTCGGCGGCCAGGAAGAGCCCACCGACGTGGATCCGAGCGAGGCCCCCGGCGTCGGTGAGTGA
- a CDS encoding methyl-accepting chemotaxis protein, with product MGALSHRINRYLPASLQSTLNRALYVHAGIAVVAPLFVAFVTGSILTAVAILLFTFGFGALIYGEMYRIIQNLQDATGAIGEETYDIEIAEHRADEIDDVYRRIEATAADLDERISEAEAAREEAETARREAEAAQDEAEATAERLRRRADEYSTVMRTVADGDLTRRLPTDADNEAMAEIATSFNAMLDDLEGTVQEVIAFAETVSTVTGSVEARSEAIERASSDVDDAMDEIVEGADDQRDRLGDATNQVNDISATVEEIAASATEVAETADEAAETGRDAGSAAGAAVDEIETITAAVSAMADDVTELSAHIDQVDEIVDLIDGIAEQTNTLALNASIEAARAGEAGEGFAVVADEVKGLAQETQEATKEVESLIDAMREQATTAVDGVETVESSVEQGTETIEDAMGAITTVVDKIETLNAGVQEIDAATDEQAETTQRVVGTIEETAAVSDQTASRARSVGETVGEQLGETDALTDAIGDLSTEARRLQTALEDLQVSDSATEAGGVATATDD from the coding sequence ATGGGTGCGTTATCACATCGAATCAATAGATACCTACCGGCGTCGCTGCAGTCGACGCTGAATCGCGCGCTGTACGTTCATGCTGGAATAGCCGTCGTCGCTCCGCTGTTTGTCGCGTTCGTGACCGGATCGATCCTCACAGCGGTCGCGATTCTCTTGTTTACGTTCGGCTTCGGTGCCCTGATCTACGGCGAAATGTACCGGATCATCCAGAACCTCCAGGACGCGACGGGTGCGATCGGCGAGGAGACGTACGACATCGAGATCGCCGAGCACCGTGCCGACGAAATCGACGACGTCTATCGCCGGATCGAGGCGACAGCGGCCGATCTGGACGAACGCATCAGCGAGGCAGAAGCGGCCCGTGAGGAAGCAGAGACGGCCCGCAGAGAGGCGGAAGCGGCACAGGACGAGGCCGAAGCGACAGCCGAGCGGTTACGGCGACGGGCAGACGAATACAGTACGGTGATGCGGACCGTCGCAGACGGGGACCTGACGCGACGACTACCGACTGACGCCGACAACGAGGCCATGGCCGAGATCGCGACCTCGTTCAACGCGATGCTCGACGATCTGGAGGGGACGGTCCAGGAGGTGATCGCGTTCGCCGAGACGGTGTCGACGGTCACTGGCAGCGTCGAGGCGCGTAGCGAGGCGATCGAACGCGCGAGCAGCGACGTCGACGACGCGATGGACGAGATCGTCGAGGGGGCAGACGACCAGCGGGACCGTCTCGGTGACGCAACCAACCAAGTCAACGACATTTCAGCGACCGTCGAGGAGATCGCGGCCTCCGCGACGGAGGTCGCAGAGACGGCCGACGAGGCAGCCGAAACGGGTCGAGACGCGGGGTCGGCGGCTGGTGCTGCCGTCGACGAGATCGAGACGATCACGGCAGCAGTGTCGGCGATGGCCGACGACGTGACCGAACTCTCGGCGCACATCGATCAGGTCGACGAGATCGTCGACCTGATCGACGGGATCGCGGAGCAGACCAACACGCTCGCACTCAACGCGTCGATCGAGGCCGCACGTGCCGGCGAGGCGGGTGAGGGATTCGCCGTGGTCGCCGACGAGGTCAAGGGGCTGGCACAGGAGACCCAGGAAGCGACAAAGGAGGTCGAGTCGCTGATCGATGCGATGCGCGAGCAGGCGACGACCGCGGTCGATGGCGTCGAGACTGTCGAGTCGAGCGTCGAGCAGGGCACAGAGACCATCGAGGACGCGATGGGCGCGATCACGACGGTCGTCGACAAGATCGAGACGCTCAACGCGGGCGTACAGGAGATCGACGCCGCGACCGACGAACAGGCCGAGACGACCCAACGCGTCGTCGGGACGATCGAGGAGACCGCCGCAGTCAGTGACCAGACGGCGTCGCGGGCACGCTCTGTCGGCGAGACTGTCGGCGAGCAACTGGGCGAGACAGACGCACTGACCGACGCGATCGGCGACCTCTCGACGGAGGCGAGGCGGCTGCAGACCGCACTCGAAGATCTCCAGGTGAGCGATTCGGCGACGGAGGCCGGCGGTGTCGCCACCGCGACCGACGACTGA
- a CDS encoding NAD(P)/FAD-dependent oxidoreductase, with translation MIGVVGGGIAGLAAAYRLQQRGHEVHVFEATDQVGGLAAVYETAGDPLEKFYHHLSKSEETIVELAHELGLGEDVEWRIGENAYYVDGVVHPMDKPWEILAFPHWSVYDKFRLGMLTLDIDVRGGVPKFDTYERLEDFEDVPVKEFAREHTTENVYETFFEPLLEAKFGERAADVSAAWLLGRIKFRGERDILNGEILGYLDGGFGRLLDALVEAVGRENITTGARVQDLATVGGAVETMTVETDDGTTTHDVDAAIVAAMPTVLEALTGYECAIDFQGTICSVISMDESLTDTYWLNIADEAPFGALIEHTNFVPPERYGGEHLVYIAKYVQHTEDPYWQQDDTEIRETWLSGIEGLFPDFDRESVNWVETARNPRTAPIYERGYLDMVVPYDLADEIADGVYYAGMASRAQYPERSLNGGIVAGYECADQIADGG, from the coding sequence ATGATCGGCGTCGTCGGCGGCGGCATCGCGGGGCTGGCGGCCGCGTACCGGCTCCAGCAACGCGGCCACGAAGTCCACGTGTTCGAGGCCACAGACCAGGTCGGCGGACTGGCCGCGGTGTACGAGACCGCCGGGGACCCTCTGGAGAAGTTCTATCACCACCTCTCGAAGTCCGAGGAGACGATCGTCGAGCTGGCCCACGAGCTGGGGCTGGGCGAGGACGTCGAGTGGCGGATCGGCGAGAACGCCTACTACGTCGACGGGGTCGTCCACCCGATGGACAAGCCCTGGGAGATCCTCGCGTTCCCCCACTGGAGCGTCTACGACAAGTTCAGGCTCGGGATGCTCACGCTCGATATCGACGTTCGCGGCGGCGTCCCGAAGTTCGACACCTACGAGCGCCTCGAAGACTTCGAGGACGTGCCGGTCAAGGAGTTCGCCCGAGAGCACACGACCGAGAACGTCTACGAGACGTTCTTCGAACCGCTGCTCGAAGCGAAGTTCGGCGAGCGCGCGGCGGACGTAAGCGCCGCCTGGCTGCTCGGACGCATCAAGTTCCGCGGGGAGCGAGACATCCTCAACGGGGAGATCCTCGGCTACCTCGACGGCGGTTTCGGCCGGCTGCTGGACGCGCTCGTCGAGGCGGTCGGTCGGGAAAACATCACGACAGGGGCGCGCGTGCAGGACCTCGCGACGGTCGGCGGCGCGGTCGAGACGATGACGGTCGAGACGGACGACGGCACGACCACCCACGACGTTGACGCGGCGATCGTCGCCGCGATGCCGACCGTCCTCGAAGCCCTGACGGGCTACGAGTGTGCGATCGACTTCCAGGGGACGATCTGCTCGGTGATCAGTATGGACGAGTCGCTGACCGACACCTACTGGCTCAACATCGCCGACGAGGCTCCGTTCGGGGCGCTCATCGAGCACACCAACTTCGTCCCGCCCGAGCGCTACGGCGGCGAACACCTCGTCTACATCGCCAAGTACGTTCAGCACACGGAAGACCCCTACTGGCAACAGGACGACACGGAGATCCGCGAGACGTGGCTGTCCGGCATCGAGGGGCTGTTCCCCGACTTCGACCGCGAGAGCGTCAACTGGGTCGAGACCGCTCGGAATCCGCGGACGGCACCGATCTACGAGCGGGGCTATCTGGACATGGTCGTCCCGTACGACCTGGCCGACGAGATCGCGGACGGCGTCTACTACGCCGGGATGGCCTCTCGGGCACAGTACCCCGAGCGCAGCCTCAACGGCGGCATCGTCGCCGGCTACGAGTGTGCCGATCAGATCGCCGACGGCGGATAG
- a CDS encoding sensor histidine kinase, with amino-acid sequence MATYVFWGTVATTLVSGLICSAMAVFAWRNHDRPAAAAFGWLMVAAAAWAFMATARVLTAEPASAYLFDRFARAASSSTAPLVLVFVLSYIGREDVLTPRFVGLVWIVPAGYTALSATAPLHGYVQGPESVWVGTWEDAAVLTVTEGIPSQIDLLYTYVVLAAAFVLLARFLVRSRAIYRLQTATVVTAILVPVIVNAATQFYQFSHPGVDLTPAALGLTGLVLGWGLFRYDLLDVTPLASDILVDELPDPVFVLAEDGRILDHNRAAEAMFDADPLCDRRLTTVAPRLAERLDGSSVYSRSDGPAEEVTYFDPQVTSIDDQHGVERGRLVVLRDVTGQQRRQDRLEALQAATQKFITANSVERIAELTVRFADRVLDQDIAAVYVHENDRLCPIAASDGLERECTLTELTVEDRGHPIYSAYESETIERADVRDSGTTMPFRYLLLVPIDNHGVLAIGSREPGAFVTEDEQFATILARTTQVAFTQVDREHELRQSRQAIERRNEQVAFFNGVLRHTLRNALLVIEGRANHLRDHVDDARQRHLDRIVQWCEDLSELSEEIEAINDTVTASEAQRLDRIDLGGVLSDRVDVLSEDFTDVTIDLAVDDGLTVLANDLVEKVVDSVISNAITHNDAPAPRVEITASEIADRVQLRVADNGPGMTDEMKETVFERNVGASQTSHGFGLYFVSVMMNLYGGTVWIEDNDIRDEGTRRGAVAVLEFQQAETQHTSRSPENERT; translated from the coding sequence ATGGCCACGTACGTCTTCTGGGGGACCGTCGCCACGACGTTGGTCAGCGGGCTGATCTGCAGTGCCATGGCGGTGTTCGCCTGGCGCAACCACGATCGCCCGGCGGCCGCGGCGTTTGGCTGGCTGATGGTCGCTGCCGCCGCGTGGGCGTTCATGGCGACGGCCCGAGTCTTGACCGCGGAACCGGCGAGCGCGTATCTGTTCGACCGCTTCGCTCGGGCTGCCTCCAGTAGCACTGCCCCGCTCGTACTGGTGTTCGTGCTCTCCTATATCGGACGTGAAGACGTTCTCACGCCGCGGTTCGTCGGGCTGGTGTGGATCGTTCCGGCCGGCTACACCGCCCTCTCGGCGACGGCACCGCTCCACGGCTACGTGCAGGGCCCCGAGAGCGTTTGGGTCGGAACGTGGGAGGATGCCGCCGTGTTGACCGTCACAGAGGGGATTCCCTCCCAGATCGATCTCCTCTACACGTACGTCGTCCTCGCGGCGGCGTTCGTCCTCCTGGCACGCTTTCTCGTCAGATCGCGGGCCATCTACCGCCTCCAGACGGCGACGGTAGTGACTGCGATCCTCGTCCCGGTCATCGTCAACGCCGCGACGCAGTTCTATCAGTTCTCGCACCCGGGCGTGGATCTGACGCCGGCCGCGCTGGGCCTCACCGGACTGGTGCTCGGCTGGGGACTGTTCCGGTACGACCTCCTCGACGTGACGCCACTGGCGAGCGACATCCTCGTCGACGAACTGCCCGATCCGGTCTTCGTGCTGGCGGAAGACGGTCGGATCCTCGACCACAACCGCGCCGCCGAGGCGATGTTCGACGCCGACCCTCTCTGTGACCGACGGCTTACCACCGTCGCACCGCGACTCGCAGAACGGCTCGACGGCAGTTCGGTCTACTCGCGGTCCGACGGGCCCGCCGAAGAGGTCACGTACTTCGACCCGCAGGTCACCTCGATCGACGACCAGCACGGCGTCGAACGGGGGCGACTCGTCGTCTTGCGTGACGTGACCGGCCAGCAGCGCCGCCAGGACCGCCTGGAAGCCCTCCAGGCGGCGACCCAGAAGTTCATCACGGCCAACTCGGTCGAGCGCATCGCCGAGCTGACGGTGAGGTTCGCGGACCGCGTCCTCGATCAGGACATCGCGGCCGTATACGTCCACGAGAACGATCGACTGTGCCCGATCGCCGCCAGCGACGGGCTCGAACGAGAGTGTACGCTGACGGAGTTGACGGTCGAGGATCGGGGCCACCCGATCTACAGCGCCTACGAGTCCGAGACGATCGAGAGAGCGGACGTACGAGACTCGGGAACGACGATGCCGTTCCGGTATCTCCTCCTCGTTCCGATCGACAACCACGGCGTGCTGGCGATCGGCTCGCGCGAGCCCGGTGCGTTCGTGACCGAAGACGAGCAGTTCGCGACGATCCTCGCCCGGACGACGCAGGTCGCGTTCACGCAGGTCGACCGCGAACACGAGCTGCGCCAGAGCCGACAGGCCATCGAGCGTCGCAACGAGCAGGTCGCGTTCTTCAACGGGGTGCTGCGACACACGCTGCGCAACGCCCTGCTCGTCATCGAAGGACGAGCAAACCACCTGCGAGACCACGTCGACGACGCCAGACAGCGACACCTCGACCGCATCGTCCAGTGGTGTGAGGATCTCTCGGAACTCAGCGAGGAGATCGAAGCGATCAACGACACCGTCACGGCCAGCGAGGCACAGCGCCTCGACAGGATCGATCTCGGCGGGGTGTTGTCCGACCGCGTCGACGTGCTCTCGGAGGACTTCACGGACGTGACCATCGACCTGGCCGTCGACGACGGGCTGACCGTCCTCGCCAACGACCTCGTCGAGAAGGTCGTCGACAGCGTCATCTCGAACGCCATCACGCACAACGACGCACCAGCGCCCCGCGTCGAGATCACCGCCAGCGAGATCGCCGACCGCGTCCAGCTCAGAGTCGCAGACAACGGCCCCGGCATGACCGACGAGATGAAAGAGACCGTCTTCGAGCGCAACGTCGGGGCCAGCCAGACCAGCCACGGCTTCGGACTCTACTTCGTTTCGGTGATGATGAACCTCTACGGCGGGACAGTCTGGATCGAGGACAACGACATCCGCGACGAGGGCACGCGCCGCGGTGCCGTCGCCGTGCTGGAGTTCCAGCAGGCCGAGACACAACACACATCCCGGTCGCCCGAAAACGAGCGGACATGA
- a CDS encoding homoserine kinase, protein MLTVRAPATSANLGSGFDVFGVALERPADVVRVSKAERTTIEVTGAGSEYIPEDPEKNTVGAVAKALDAPAHIEIDKGIRPASGLGSSAASAAAAAVGLNELYGRGHSREALVPIAAKGEAVVSGDAHDDNVAPSIMGGFTIATDDGVTQVDADIPLVACLPDIVVSTRDARRVVPERAGVDQLVETVGNAARLTTGMHRDDPDLVGAGMYDSIVTPARAKLIDGYAGVREAALEAGATGVTISGAGPTVIAACHEGDQRAIGSAMIERFAEEDVEAQVYQTRIGAGATVF, encoded by the coding sequence ATGTTGACCGTCCGGGCACCGGCAACGAGTGCCAATCTGGGGAGCGGGTTCGACGTGTTCGGCGTCGCGCTCGAGCGCCCGGCGGACGTGGTTCGCGTCTCGAAGGCCGAGCGGACGACCATCGAGGTGACGGGGGCCGGGAGCGAGTACATCCCGGAAGATCCGGAGAAAAACACCGTCGGCGCGGTCGCCAAAGCGCTCGACGCCCCGGCTCACATCGAGATCGACAAGGGCATCCGGCCCGCGTCGGGACTGGGTTCGTCGGCCGCCAGCGCCGCTGCCGCGGCCGTCGGCCTCAACGAGCTCTACGGCCGGGGCCACAGCCGCGAGGCGCTCGTGCCGATCGCCGCCAAGGGCGAAGCCGTCGTCTCCGGGGACGCCCACGACGACAACGTCGCCCCGTCGATCATGGGCGGGTTCACGATCGCGACCGACGACGGGGTCACGCAGGTCGACGCCGACATCCCGCTGGTGGCCTGCCTCCCCGACATCGTCGTCTCGACGCGCGACGCGCGACGCGTCGTCCCCGAGCGGGCCGGCGTCGATCAGCTCGTCGAGACCGTCGGCAACGCCGCCAGGCTCACGACCGGGATGCATCGGGACGACCCCGATCTCGTGGGGGCCGGGATGTACGACTCGATCGTCACGCCGGCCCGAGCGAAGCTGATCGACGGCTACGCGGGCGTTCGGGAGGCCGCGCTGGAAGCGGGCGCGACCGGGGTCACCATCAGCGGTGCCGGCCCGACCGTCATCGCCGCCTGTCACGAGGGCGACCAGCGCGCGATCGGCTCGGCGATGATCGAGCGCTTCGCCGAGGAGGACGTGGAGGCCCAGGTGTACCAGACCCGCATCGGCGCTGGTGCGACTGTGTTCTAG
- a CDS encoding mechanosensitive ion channel family protein translates to MQATTPTPVGEETPAPTNGSASNWPVFQDTVASVFGEGQQFLEELATTQGRAAVTAVLVIAALLAVFVVVPLLVRQIRRVLASRLFDSRVADGVELVGMYIPTTISGIALRVLQVSVTIVGALSLLVVWGLVDVAVVTGRLILDAIPHLVKATITAALLVLAYVGSDQLRNVISRFSQGADRVTQHQEEVMLRVGQVVLLVTVGSSIMTLWGINLSGLLVGAGFLGIVVGLAARQTLGSLIAGFVLMFSRPFTVGDWVEVGGQEGIVTDITILNTRLQNFDGETVVLPNDKVNDQSLTNRSSNGRLRLRTEVGIDYDADPDHAEAVALDAIEAVEIVEDAPAPKVIPKAFGDSAIVLELRYWIEHPSPPRKWRAVSGVVSGVKEAFDDEGITVPYPQRELSARDGTAARLRDGPLADGQPSAEADGETD, encoded by the coding sequence ATGCAGGCGACGACGCCGACCCCGGTCGGCGAGGAGACACCAGCTCCGACCAACGGCTCCGCGTCGAACTGGCCGGTGTTTCAGGACACCGTCGCGTCCGTCTTCGGGGAGGGCCAACAGTTCCTCGAAGAACTCGCGACGACACAGGGGCGGGCCGCCGTCACCGCCGTACTCGTGATCGCCGCACTGCTCGCCGTCTTCGTCGTCGTCCCGCTGCTCGTTCGCCAGATCCGTCGCGTCCTCGCGTCCCGGCTGTTCGACAGCCGCGTCGCGGACGGCGTCGAGCTGGTCGGCATGTACATTCCGACGACGATCTCGGGGATCGCGCTGCGGGTGTTGCAGGTGTCTGTCACGATCGTCGGTGCGCTCTCACTGCTGGTCGTGTGGGGACTCGTCGATGTGGCCGTCGTCACCGGTCGCCTCATTCTCGACGCGATCCCTCATCTGGTCAAAGCGACGATTACGGCCGCGTTACTGGTGTTGGCCTACGTCGGCTCGGATCAGCTCAGGAACGTGATCAGTCGGTTCAGCCAGGGCGCAGATCGAGTTACCCAGCACCAGGAAGAGGTGATGCTGCGGGTCGGCCAGGTGGTCCTGCTCGTCACCGTCGGTTCGTCGATCATGACGCTGTGGGGAATCAACCTCAGCGGTCTGCTGGTGGGGGCCGGATTCCTCGGTATCGTCGTCGGTCTGGCCGCCCGCCAGACCCTGGGTTCGCTAATCGCCGGCTTCGTCCTCATGTTCTCGCGCCCCTTCACCGTCGGAGACTGGGTCGAAGTCGGCGGCCAGGAGGGGATCGTCACCGACATCACGATCCTCAACACGCGACTCCAGAACTTCGACGGCGAGACGGTCGTCCTGCCCAACGACAAGGTCAACGATCAGTCCCTGACCAACCGGAGTTCCAACGGCCGACTGCGGCTGCGGACGGAGGTCGGGATCGACTACGACGCCGATCCCGACCACGCCGAGGCGGTGGCCCTCGACGCGATCGAAGCCGTCGAGATCGTCGAGGACGCGCCGGCACCGAAAGTCATCCCGAAGGCCTTCGGCGACTCCGCGATCGTGCTGGAACTGCGCTACTGGATCGAGCACCCGAGCCCACCGCGCAAGTGGCGGGCGGTCTCGGGGGTCGTCAGCGGCGTCAAGGAGGCGTTCGACGACGAGGGGATCACGGTGCCGTACCCGCAGCGCGAACTGTCCGCACGCGACGGAACCGCGGCCCGACTGCGCGACGGTCCGCTGGCCGACGGACAACCGTCGGCGGAAGCCGACGGCGAGACGGACTGA
- a CDS encoding thiol-disulfide oxidoreductase DCC family protein, with product MSADTPADDGSDDRDGGSDGRAVAARLDAIDGPVLLFDGVCNLCNAAVRFVVRFDAAGTFQFAPLQSEIGQALLERHDLSTETFDSVVLIEDGEVATKSTAALRVARRLDGPWPLLYPAIALPAGVLDRAYDVVAAYRYRVFGRSEECQVPDPEIRDRFVERRLD from the coding sequence GTGAGCGCCGACACTCCCGCGGACGACGGCTCCGACGACCGCGACGGCGGGAGCGACGGGCGCGCCGTGGCGGCTCGACTCGATGCCATCGACGGACCAGTCCTCCTGTTCGACGGCGTCTGTAACCTCTGTAACGCCGCAGTTCGGTTCGTCGTGCGGTTCGACGCGGCCGGGACGTTCCAGTTCGCACCGCTCCAGTCCGAGATCGGCCAGGCCCTGCTCGAACGCCACGACCTGTCGACCGAGACCTTCGACTCCGTCGTCCTGATCGAGGACGGCGAGGTCGCCACGAAGTCGACGGCCGCACTGCGCGTGGCCCGACGGCTCGACGGCCCGTGGCCGCTGTTGTACCCGGCGATCGCACTGCCCGCGGGCGTTCTCGACCGGGCGTACGACGTGGTGGCAGCGTATCGCTATCGCGTGTTCGGACGCAGCGAGGAGTGTCAGGTGCCCGATCCCGAGATCCGCGATCGGTTCGTCGAGCGGCGGCTCGACTGA
- the pdxS gene encoding pyridoxal 5'-phosphate synthase lyase subunit PdxS, with translation MSDTDLEELKRGTELVKRGFAKMQKGGVIMDVVDREQARIAEDVGAVAVMNLEAVPADIRKRGGVSRMADPASLQAIIDEVSIPVMGKSRIGHTKEAQILEAAGADMVDESEVLTPADDRYHIDKREFTAPFVCGARNLGEALRRIDEGAAMIRTKGEAGTGDVNQAVHHQRSIKGAIRQLDGMSYEEREKWAREHEAPADLVHETAEMGRLPVVNFAAGGIATPADAALMMHHGCDGIFVGSGIFGAEDPEAMGTAIVEAVNNWDDPERLAEIASDIGGGMKGDANADLPEEEKMQGRGV, from the coding sequence ATGTCCGATACCGATCTCGAAGAGCTCAAGCGGGGGACGGAACTGGTCAAGCGCGGCTTCGCGAAGATGCAGAAGGGCGGCGTCATCATGGACGTCGTCGACCGCGAGCAGGCCCGCATCGCGGAGGACGTGGGTGCCGTCGCCGTGATGAACCTCGAAGCCGTGCCGGCGGACATCCGCAAGCGCGGTGGCGTCTCCCGGATGGCCGACCCCGCCTCGCTGCAGGCGATCATCGACGAGGTGTCGATCCCGGTGATGGGCAAGTCCCGGATCGGACACACCAAGGAGGCCCAGATCCTCGAGGCCGCCGGTGCGGACATGGTCGACGAGAGCGAGGTGCTCACGCCGGCCGACGACCGCTATCACATCGACAAGCGCGAGTTCACCGCCCCGTTCGTCTGTGGCGCGCGGAACCTCGGCGAGGCGCTGCGCCGGATCGACGAGGGCGCGGCGATGATTCGAACCAAAGGCGAGGCCGGCACCGGCGACGTGAACCAGGCCGTCCACCACCAGCGGTCGATTAAGGGCGCGATCCGACAGCTTGACGGGATGAGCTACGAGGAACGCGAGAAGTGGGCCCGCGAGCACGAGGCCCCGGCCGATCTCGTCCACGAGACCGCCGAGATGGGACGCCTCCCGGTCGTCAACTTCGCCGCCGGTGGCATCGCGACTCCCGCCGACGCCGCGCTGATGATGCACCACGGCTGTGACGGCATCTTCGTCGGCTCGGGCATCTTCGGCGCAGAGGACCCCGAAGCGATGGGCACCGCCATCGTCGAGGCGGTCAACAACTGGGACGACCCCGAGCGACTCGCCGAGATCGCGTCGGACATCGGCGGCGGCATGAAGGGCGACGCCAACGCCGACCTGCCCGAAGAAGAGAAGATGCAGGGCCGTGGCGTCTGA